A part of Mustela erminea isolate mMusErm1 chromosome 9, mMusErm1.Pri, whole genome shotgun sequence genomic DNA contains:
- the LOC116599687 gene encoding high affinity immunoglobulin epsilon receptor subunit beta-like isoform X3: MRDVIGTGGFVEGISTNEIQSMQVGQADTTNSDGHLPSKLHNFLKKNLQSLGVAQIMTGLKCFLAGIIEIFFYWYIKDRGLLFCFYIGYPFWAGASTGVTIGANIISTLLSSTGIVLLSVNLVDLFLSECSELRECSLIKTFVSVIVIFQMIVTCVQIFISFSLCGLTYTVHGNEISWISALSCLIRSHSEDPYQDLLTQPEIYEDLVLQDIDPVHSDL; encoded by the exons ATGAGAGATGTCATTGGTACCGGTGGGTTTGTTGAGGGCATTTCAACAAATGAAATTCAAAGCATGCAGGTGGGACAAGCAGACACAACTAATTCTGATGGACATCTACCCAGCAAGCTGCATAACTTCCTTAAAAAGAATCTGCAATCTCTGGGT GTAGCTCAGATAATGACTGGTCTGAAATGCTTCTTAGCTGGCATCATCGAGATTTTTTTCTACTGGTACATTAAGGACAGGGGtcttttattctgcttttataTTGGCTACCCATTCTGGGCTGGAGCGTCT ACTGGAGTGACTATTGGAGCTAACATCATCAGCACACTACTTTCAAGCACTGGGATAGTTCTTCTCTCAGTGAATTTAGTTGATCTATTCTTATCTGAATGCTCAGAGTTACGTGAGTGTTCACTCATTAAAACTTTTGTAAGT GTTATCGTGATCTTTCAAATGATAGTGACTTGTgtgcaaatttttatttccttctcgcTCTGTGGGCTCACTTATACTGTGCACGGCAATGAGATCAGCTGG ATTTCTGCACTAAGTTGCTTGATCAGATCACATTCTGAAGATCCTTATCAAGATTTATTGACTCAACCTGAAATTTATGAAGACTTAGTGCTGCAAGATATAGATCCTGTTCACTCTGATCTGTGA
- the LOC116599687 gene encoding high affinity immunoglobulin epsilon receptor subunit beta-like isoform X1 → MRDVIGTGGFVEGISTNEIQSMQVGQADTTNSDGHLPSKLHNFLKKNLQSLGVAQIMTGLKCFLAGIIEIFFYWYIKDRGLLFCFYIGYPFWAGASFIMSGSLTISCTKKQTKFLTGVTIGANIISTLLSSTGIVLLSVNLVDLFLSECSELRECSLIKTFVSVIVIFQMIVTCVQIFISFSLCGLTYTVHGNEISWISALSCLIRSHSEDPYQDLLTQPEIYEDLVLQDIDPVHSDL, encoded by the exons ATGAGAGATGTCATTGGTACCGGTGGGTTTGTTGAGGGCATTTCAACAAATGAAATTCAAAGCATGCAGGTGGGACAAGCAGACACAACTAATTCTGATGGACATCTACCCAGCAAGCTGCATAACTTCCTTAAAAAGAATCTGCAATCTCTGGGT GTAGCTCAGATAATGACTGGTCTGAAATGCTTCTTAGCTGGCATCATCGAGATTTTTTTCTACTGGTACATTAAGGACAGGGGtcttttattctgcttttataTTGGCTACCCATTCTGGGCTGGAGCGTCT TTCATCATGTCTGGATCTTTGACCATCTCAtgtacaaaaaaacaaacaaaatttctg ACTGGAGTGACTATTGGAGCTAACATCATCAGCACACTACTTTCAAGCACTGGGATAGTTCTTCTCTCAGTGAATTTAGTTGATCTATTCTTATCTGAATGCTCAGAGTTACGTGAGTGTTCACTCATTAAAACTTTTGTAAGT GTTATCGTGATCTTTCAAATGATAGTGACTTGTgtgcaaatttttatttccttctcgcTCTGTGGGCTCACTTATACTGTGCACGGCAATGAGATCAGCTGG ATTTCTGCACTAAGTTGCTTGATCAGATCACATTCTGAAGATCCTTATCAAGATTTATTGACTCAACCTGAAATTTATGAAGACTTAGTGCTGCAAGATATAGATCCTGTTCACTCTGATCTGTGA
- the LOC116599687 gene encoding high affinity immunoglobulin epsilon receptor subunit beta-like isoform X2 yields MRDVIGTGGFVEGISTNEIQSMQVGQADTTNSDGHLPSKLHNFLKKNLQSLGVAQIMTGLKCFLAGIIEIFFYWYIKDRGLLFCFYIGYPFWAGASFIMSGSLTISCTKKQTKFLTGVTIGANIISTLLSSTGIVLLSVNLVDLFLSECSELRECSLIKTFVIVIFQMIVTCVQIFISFSLCGLTYTVHGNEISWISALSCLIRSHSEDPYQDLLTQPEIYEDLVLQDIDPVHSDL; encoded by the exons ATGAGAGATGTCATTGGTACCGGTGGGTTTGTTGAGGGCATTTCAACAAATGAAATTCAAAGCATGCAGGTGGGACAAGCAGACACAACTAATTCTGATGGACATCTACCCAGCAAGCTGCATAACTTCCTTAAAAAGAATCTGCAATCTCTGGGT GTAGCTCAGATAATGACTGGTCTGAAATGCTTCTTAGCTGGCATCATCGAGATTTTTTTCTACTGGTACATTAAGGACAGGGGtcttttattctgcttttataTTGGCTACCCATTCTGGGCTGGAGCGTCT TTCATCATGTCTGGATCTTTGACCATCTCAtgtacaaaaaaacaaacaaaatttctg ACTGGAGTGACTATTGGAGCTAACATCATCAGCACACTACTTTCAAGCACTGGGATAGTTCTTCTCTCAGTGAATTTAGTTGATCTATTCTTATCTGAATGCTCAGAGTTACGTGAGTGTTCACTCATTAAAACTTTT GTTATCGTGATCTTTCAAATGATAGTGACTTGTgtgcaaatttttatttccttctcgcTCTGTGGGCTCACTTATACTGTGCACGGCAATGAGATCAGCTGG ATTTCTGCACTAAGTTGCTTGATCAGATCACATTCTGAAGATCCTTATCAAGATTTATTGACTCAACCTGAAATTTATGAAGACTTAGTGCTGCAAGATATAGATCCTGTTCACTCTGATCTGTGA
- the LOC116598892 gene encoding membrane-spanning 4-domains subfamily A member 6A-like, producing the protein MANQTIIVLTPNGINFPKTEDPKPTNQRQDSLEKHLKADVKILGTIQILCGVMVLSLGIILVSVPSSPQFAPTLSALLKAAYPFIGALCFVISGILSIIMEKKSTKPLAQSSVAANILGSLFALMGFILLSVNLAALDPAFWKCELNKEDKAPAGDYFYHYMHPYIKNECFMAKTTLAGTLSVMLICTVLEFCLAVLAAVVWWKKAHSNFTGSVLFLPQSYKNKSGVPLAKSLKASSDPGYEELLTS; encoded by the exons ATGGCCAATCAGACCATCATAGTTCTGACACCAAATGGCATCAACTTTCCCAAAACGGAGGATCCCAAACCCACCAACCAGAGGCAAGACAGCCTAGAGAAACATCTAAAGGCAGATGTCAAAATTCTTGGG ACCATCCAGATCCTGTGTGGGGTGATGGTGTTGAGTTTGGGAATTATTTTGGTAtctgttccctcttctccacaatTTGCCCCGACGCTTTCCGCCCTGTTGAAGGCTGCTTACCCATTCATAGGAGCCCTGTGT TTTGTCATTTCTGGAATTCTATCAATCATCATGGAGAAAAAGTCAACTAAGCCTTTG GCTCAGAGCAGCGTGGCTGCGAAcattctgggttctctgtttGCTCTTATGGGTTTTATTCTCCTCTCGGTCAACCTGGCTGCTTTGGATCCTGCCTTTTGGAAGTGCGAATTGAACAAAGAGGACAAAGCACCTGCAGGGGATTACTTTTACCATTATATGCAcccatatattaaaaatgaatgtttcatGGCCAAAACTACTCTGGCT GGAACTCTGTCTGTGATGCTAATTTGCACGGTGCTGGAGTTCTGCCTGGCTGTGCTCGCTGCTGTGGTTTGGTGGAAAAAGGCTCACTCCAACTTCACTGGG agtGTGCTTTTCTTGCCTCAGAGTTACAAGAATAAATCTGGCGTACCCTTGGCAAAATCCTTAAAGGCATCTTCTGACCCTGGATACGAAGAACTATTGACTTCTTAG